A single Callithrix jacchus isolate 240 chromosome 4, calJac240_pri, whole genome shotgun sequence DNA region contains:
- the BTN1A1 gene encoding butyrophilin subfamily 1 member A1: MTVFANCGFPRCLLTLVLLQLPQLDSVPFDVIGPPEPVLAMVGEDAELPCRLSPNASAESLEVRWFRGKVSPAVLVHRDGREQEAEQMPEYRGRATLVQDGIAEGRVALRIRSVRVSDDGEYTCFFREDGSSEEALVRLKVAALGSDPHITMQVQENGEIQLECTSVGWYPEPQVQWRTSRGEKFPSTAESRNPDGEGLFTVAASVIIRDTSVKNVSCYIQNPLLGQEKEVEIPIPASSLPRLTPWIAAVAVILMVLGLLTIGSIFLTWRLYKERSRDKNEFSAKEKLLEELKWKKATLHAVDVTLDPDTAHPHLFIYEDSKSFQLEDSHQKLPEKPERFDSWPCVLGREAFTSGGHYWEVEVGDRTDWAIGVCRENVMRKGFDPMTPENGFWAVELYGNGYWALTPLRTPLPLAGPPRRVGIFLDYESGNISFHSMNDGSHIYTFSSVSFSGPLRPFFCLWSCGKKPLTICPVADGPEGVTVIANAPDISKEILLSPMGEDSASGDAESLHSKLIPTQPSQGAS; this comes from the exons ATGACAGTTTTCGCAAACTGCGGCTTCCCCAGATGTCTGCTCACCCTCGTTCTCCTCCAGCTGCCCCAGCTGGATTCAG TTCCCTTTGATGTGATTGGACCCCCGGAGCCCGTCCTGGCCATGGTGGGTGAGGACGCCGAGCTGCCCTGTCGCCTGTCCCCGAACGCGAGCGCCGAGTCCCTGGAGGTGCGCTGGTTCCGGGGAAAGGTGTCGCCGGCCGTGCTGGTGCACAGGGACGGGCGCGAGCAGGAGGCCGAGCAGATGCCCGAGTACCGCGGGCGCGCCACGCTGGTCCAGGACGGCATCGCCGAGGGGCGCGTGGCCTTGAGGATCCGCAGCGTCAGGGTCTCCGACGACGGGGAGTACACGTGCTTTTTCAGGGAGGATGGAAGCTCCGAAGAAGCCCTGGTGCGCCTGAAGGTGGCTG CTCTGGGCTCTGACCCTCACATCACTATGCAAGTTCaagagaatggagaaatccaGCTGGAGTGCACCTCGGTGGGATGGTACCCAGAGCCCCAGGTGCAGTGGAGAACTTCCAGGGGAGAGAAGTTTCCGTCTACAGCAGAGTCCAGGAATCCTGATGGAGAAGGTTTGTTCACTGTGGCTGCCTCAGTGATCATCAGAGACACTTCCGTGAAAAATGTGTCCTGCTACATCCAGAATCCCCTCCTCGGCCAGGAGAAGGAGGTAGAGATACCCATACCAG CTTCCTCCCTCCCAAGGCTGACTCCCTGGATAGCGGCCGTGGCTGTCATCCTGATGGTTCTAGGACTTCTCACCATTGGGTCCATATTTCTCACTTGGAGACTATACAAGGAAAGATCCAGAGACAAGAATGAATTCAGCGCTAAAG agAAACTCTTGGAAGAACTCA AATGGAAAAAGGCTACGTTGCATGCAG TTGATGTGACTCTGGACCCAGACACAGCCCATCCCCACCTCTTTATTTATGAGGATTCAAAATCTTTTCAGCTGGAAGATTCACATCAGAAACTGCCTGAGAAACCAGAGAGATTTGACTCCTGGCCCTGTGTGTTGGGCCGTGAGGCCTTCACCTCGGGAGGGCAttactgggaggtggaggtgggagacagGACTGACTGGGCCATCGGCGTGTGCAGGGAGAACGTGATGAGGAAGGGGTTCGACCCCATGACTCCTGAGAATGGGTTCTGGGCCGTGGAGCTGTATGGAAATGGGTACTGGGCCCTCACCCCTCTCCGGACCCCTCTGCCATTGGCAGGGCCCCCCCGCCGGGTCGGGATCTTCCTGGACTATGAATCAGGAAACATCTCTTTCCACAGTATGAATGATGGCTCGCATATCTACACTTTCTCCAGCGTCTCTTTCTCTGGCCCACTCCGGCCCTTCTTTTGCCTGTGGTCCTGTGGTAAAAAGCCCCTGACCATCTGCCCAGTTGCTGATGGGCCTGAAGGGGTCACGGTCATTGCTAATGCCCCGGACATTTCTAAGGAGATCCTGTTGTCCCCCATGGGGGAGGACTCTGCCTCTGGGGATGCAGAAAGTCTCCATTCTAAGCTCATCCCTACCCAGCCCAGCCAAGgggcatcttaa